The Pelodiscus sinensis isolate JC-2024 chromosome 13, ASM4963464v1, whole genome shotgun sequence genome includes a region encoding these proteins:
- the HPRT1 gene encoding hypoxanthine-guanine phosphoribosyltransferase isoform X2, with the protein MATSGPCIVIGDDEQGYDLDLFCIPKHYANDLEKVYIPHGLIMDRTERLARDIMQSMGGHHIVALCVLKGGYKFFADLLDYIKALNRNSDKSIPMTVDFIRLKSYCNDQSTGDIKVIGGDDLSTLSGKNVLIVEDIIDTGKTMKTLLSLVKQYNPNMVKVASSADSTQLRKGSWIIRRTSATLLKTYCCKGVKVDAVQQNW; encoded by the exons ATTGGTGATGATGAACAAGGTTATGACCTGGACCTGTTCTGCATACCTAAACATTATgcaaatgatttggagaaagtcTATATTCCTCATGGGCTTATTATGGACAG GACAGAAAGATTGGCACGAGATATTATGCAGAGCATGGGGGGACATCATATTGTAGCCCTCTGTGTACTCAAGGGTGGCTATAAGTTTTTTGCTGACTTACTCGACTATATCAAAGCACTGAACAGAAACAGTGACAAATCTATTCCTATGACTGTGGACTTCATCAGATTGAAGAGCTATTGT AACGATCAGTCAACTGGAGATATAAAAGTAATTGGTGGGGATGACCTCTCAACCTTGAGTGGAAAG AACGTCTTGATTGTAGAA GATATAATTGATACTGGTAAAACAATGAAAACATTGCTGTCTCTGGTTAAACAGTACAATCCAAACATGGTGAAAGTAGCCAG CTCTGCAGACTCGACACAGCTGAGAAAGGGAAGCTGGATAATCAGGAGAACCTCTGCAACCCTGTTGAAGACATACTGTTGCAAAGGTGTAAAGGTGGATGCAGTTCAGCAGAACTGGTGA